One window of Arthrobacter oryzae genomic DNA carries:
- a CDS encoding shikimate dehydrogenase gives MSNRAESFLVGLVGDGVMPSLTPHMHEREGDVQGLRYLYRPIDLLELGLPGESVGELLKSAHRLGFNGLNITHPCKQLVLDHLDEISPDARRLGAVNTVTIRDGRFIGHNTDFSGFAAALASGLPGAKLDRVVQLGAGGAGSAVAYALLTAGVRHLDLVDTDADRCAARAAELAGFFPDSTVAGRTTAELPQLMPLADGLVHCTPVGMAAHPGAPLDLSLLESRHWVADIVYRPIETELVREARAKGCEVLDGGRMAVGQAADAFRIFTGLEADADRMRSHFLELVAAEEVAA, from the coding sequence ATGAGCAATCGAGCAGAGTCCTTTCTGGTGGGCCTCGTAGGCGATGGCGTGATGCCGTCGCTCACGCCCCACATGCACGAACGCGAAGGCGACGTGCAGGGCCTGCGGTACCTCTACCGCCCCATCGACCTGCTGGAGCTGGGCCTCCCGGGTGAATCCGTGGGCGAGCTCCTGAAGAGCGCCCACCGCCTCGGCTTCAACGGGCTGAACATCACCCACCCGTGCAAGCAGCTGGTCCTGGACCACCTTGACGAAATTTCCCCGGATGCCCGCCGCCTTGGAGCGGTGAACACGGTGACCATCCGGGACGGCCGCTTCATCGGCCACAACACGGACTTTTCCGGCTTCGCGGCCGCCCTTGCCTCGGGCCTGCCCGGGGCCAAGCTGGACCGCGTGGTCCAACTGGGTGCCGGCGGCGCCGGTTCCGCCGTTGCCTACGCCCTGCTCACCGCCGGCGTCCGCCACCTGGACCTTGTGGATACGGATGCGGACCGCTGCGCCGCGCGCGCCGCGGAACTGGCCGGGTTCTTCCCGGACAGCACCGTTGCGGGACGCACGACGGCGGAGCTGCCGCAGCTGATGCCCCTCGCCGACGGTCTGGTGCACTGCACCCCGGTGGGCATGGCCGCGCACCCGGGCGCGCCGCTGGACCTCTCCCTGCTCGAATCCCGGCACTGGGTGGCGGACATTGTCTACCGCCCGATCGAGACCGAACTGGTCCGCGAAGCCCGTGCCAAGGGCTGCGAGGTGCTGGACGGCGGCCGCATGGCCGTGGGCCAGGCGGCCGATGCCTTCAGGATCTTCACCGGCCTCGAAGCGGATGCCGACCGCATGCGCTCCCACTTCCTGGAGCTTGTGGCGGCAGAGGAGGTGGCTGCCTGA
- a CDS encoding IclR family transcriptional regulator translates to MVGKALGLLVLLGDEPRGASAAELSRRAELPFSTTYRLLGSLTRDGFVDYEPDGRRYHLGLRVFQLGQRVSNHHGFAGTALPILRRVTEKTGEATILSVRDGNHHLTVNKVDGPQTFRVTSDPGHLGALHTTSVGKALVAFAEDAERKRLVEELPLDPLTEFSVTDREAFRTEIDQVRRRGYAVMDEENELGMRAVAVPVFNAQGYAFASLATAVPVFRLSLDDLVALVPVLQEAAAELAARLPQR, encoded by the coding sequence ATGGTAGGCAAGGCGCTGGGTCTGCTTGTCCTGCTGGGCGATGAACCGCGCGGTGCCAGTGCTGCGGAGTTGTCCCGCCGCGCGGAGCTGCCGTTCAGCACCACGTACCGCCTGCTTGGCTCGCTCACGCGGGATGGTTTTGTGGACTACGAGCCGGACGGCCGCCGCTACCACCTGGGCCTGCGCGTCTTCCAGCTGGGCCAGCGGGTATCCAACCACCATGGATTTGCCGGCACTGCGCTGCCCATCCTTCGCCGGGTCACCGAGAAAACCGGGGAGGCCACCATCCTCTCCGTCCGGGACGGAAACCATCACCTTACGGTCAACAAGGTGGACGGACCGCAGACGTTCCGTGTGACGAGCGATCCGGGGCACCTCGGTGCGCTGCACACCACGTCGGTGGGCAAGGCCCTGGTGGCTTTTGCCGAGGATGCTGAGCGGAAGCGCCTGGTGGAGGAGCTGCCGCTTGACCCGCTGACTGAATTTTCCGTCACGGACCGGGAGGCCTTCCGGACCGAGATCGACCAGGTCCGCCGCCGGGGCTACGCCGTCATGGACGAGGAGAACGAGCTGGGCATGCGCGCCGTGGCTGTTCCCGTATTCAATGCGCAGGGCTACGCCTTCGCCTCCCTGGCCACGGCCGTTCCGGTCTTCCGGCTCAGCCTGGACGACCTGGTGGCCCTTGTTCCCGTCCTTCAGGAAGCCGCCGCGGAGCTGGCGGCCAGGCTGCCGCAGCGATGA
- a CDS encoding MFS transporter gives MSQTLPSTTPGTVAPAGTPKKAALASFLGSAVEYYDFFIFGSAAALIFPHVFFPNADANAAIMSFATFGFAYVARPVGAVILGHFGDRVGRQKVLMFTLVLMGASTFLIGCLPDFNTVGWWAPALLVLARLCQGLSAAGEQAGASSMTLEHAPDNRRSFFTSWTLTGTQGGQILAALVFIPVLALPDEIKYGIGWRVPFWLSAVVVLVAFFIRRTLHEPPAFAEAQKSAAISKLPVADLLKHHWRDVLRVVACAFIAAVSTVFGTLAISYAKTVAGVDGTTTLWLVVGANFVALGTQPLFGMLADKIGRKPVFIYGAVASAILTPVFLVSLESGSVPLMFAAAIGFFSFGYAASNAVWPSFYAEMFSTKVRFSGLAIGTQLGFLMAGFAPAIVAAMGGIKPGGWVQISIFTAVICGVAAISALTAKESFKTPTRELGLK, from the coding sequence ATGAGCCAGACACTCCCGTCCACGACGCCGGGCACCGTTGCACCGGCCGGGACCCCGAAGAAGGCAGCCCTCGCCAGCTTCCTGGGAAGCGCCGTCGAGTACTACGACTTCTTCATCTTCGGTTCCGCCGCAGCGCTGATCTTCCCGCACGTGTTTTTCCCCAATGCTGATGCCAACGCCGCCATCATGTCCTTCGCCACGTTCGGCTTCGCCTATGTGGCCCGCCCGGTGGGGGCGGTCATCCTGGGCCACTTCGGCGACCGTGTGGGCCGGCAGAAGGTCCTCATGTTCACCCTGGTGCTGATGGGAGCCTCCACCTTCCTCATCGGCTGCCTCCCCGACTTCAACACCGTGGGCTGGTGGGCTCCGGCCCTGCTGGTGCTCGCCCGCCTCTGCCAGGGCCTCTCCGCCGCCGGCGAGCAGGCCGGCGCCTCGTCGATGACCCTGGAACACGCACCGGATAACCGCCGTTCGTTCTTCACGTCCTGGACCCTCACCGGCACCCAGGGCGGCCAGATCCTCGCCGCCCTCGTCTTCATCCCCGTGCTCGCGCTGCCCGACGAGATCAAGTACGGCATCGGCTGGCGCGTCCCGTTCTGGCTCAGCGCCGTGGTGGTCCTGGTGGCCTTCTTCATCCGCCGCACGCTGCACGAACCGCCGGCATTCGCCGAAGCCCAGAAGTCCGCCGCCATCTCCAAGCTCCCGGTTGCCGACCTCCTGAAGCACCACTGGCGCGACGTCCTCCGCGTCGTAGCCTGCGCCTTCATCGCCGCCGTCTCCACCGTGTTCGGCACCCTGGCCATCAGCTACGCCAAGACCGTGGCCGGCGTGGACGGCACTACCACCCTCTGGCTCGTAGTCGGCGCGAACTTCGTGGCCCTCGGCACCCAGCCGCTGTTCGGCATGCTGGCGGACAAGATCGGCCGCAAGCCCGTCTTCATCTACGGCGCCGTGGCCAGTGCCATCCTGACGCCGGTCTTCCTGGTCAGCCTCGAGTCCGGCAGCGTCCCGCTGATGTTCGCGGCAGCCATCGGTTTCTTCTCCTTCGGCTACGCAGCCTCCAACGCCGTCTGGCCGTCCTTCTACGCCGAGATGTTCAGTACCAAGGTCCGGTTCTCCGGCCTGGCCATCGGCACCCAGCTCGGCTTCCTGATGGCCGGCTTCGCCCCGGCGATCGTGGCTGCCATGGGCGGCATCAAGCCCGGCGGCTGGGTCCAGATCAGCATCTTCACGGCAGTCATCTGCGGCGTTGCGGCGATCTCCGCCCTCACGGCCAAGGAATCCTTCAAGACCCCCACCCGCGAGCTCGGCCTCAAGTAA
- a CDS encoding ATP-dependent DNA ligase — protein sequence MQLPVMPPIAPMLAKAVSGLPDVPESGPKWSFEPKWDGFRSIIFRDGDEVEIGSRNGKPMTRYFPELVEALKANLPPRCVIDGEIVLVGASGDRLDFEALQQRIHPAASRVKLLAAQTPAKFVAFDLLALGDEDLTGRPFTERRSMLEKALAGSSAPVHLTAATLDNATAQQWFHQFEGAGLDGIVAKALDGTYQPDKRVMLKVKHERTADCVLAGYRVHTSGSDRIGSLLLGLYDGDGGLASVGVVGAFPMQRRKELFQELQPLVTDFDGHPWAWAKQEEGGRTPRKAEGSRWSAGKDLSFIPLRPERVLEVKYDHMEGERFRHTAQFVRWRPDRDPESCTYDQLEEPVKYNLAEVLAT from the coding sequence AAGCCGTCAGCGGCCTGCCCGACGTCCCGGAGTCCGGCCCGAAATGGAGCTTTGAACCCAAATGGGACGGCTTCCGGTCCATCATCTTCCGGGATGGCGACGAGGTGGAGATCGGCAGCCGCAACGGCAAGCCCATGACCCGCTACTTCCCGGAACTCGTGGAGGCCTTGAAGGCAAACCTGCCGCCGCGGTGCGTGATCGACGGCGAAATCGTCCTGGTGGGCGCCTCCGGCGACCGGCTGGACTTCGAGGCCCTCCAGCAGAGGATCCATCCGGCGGCCAGCCGGGTGAAGCTCCTCGCGGCGCAGACGCCGGCGAAGTTCGTGGCTTTCGACCTGCTGGCCCTGGGCGACGAGGACCTTACCGGGCGGCCGTTCACCGAGCGGCGCAGCATGCTGGAGAAGGCCCTCGCCGGGAGTTCCGCGCCCGTCCACCTGACCGCCGCGACCCTGGATAACGCCACCGCGCAGCAGTGGTTCCACCAGTTCGAGGGAGCCGGGCTCGACGGGATCGTGGCCAAGGCCCTGGACGGCACGTACCAGCCGGACAAGCGCGTGATGCTCAAGGTCAAGCACGAGCGCACGGCCGACTGCGTCCTGGCCGGCTACCGCGTGCACACCAGCGGGTCGGACCGGATCGGTTCGCTCCTGCTGGGGCTCTATGACGGCGACGGCGGGCTGGCCAGCGTGGGCGTGGTGGGGGCCTTCCCGATGCAGCGCCGCAAGGAACTTTTCCAGGAACTCCAGCCGCTGGTGACGGACTTCGACGGCCACCCCTGGGCCTGGGCCAAGCAGGAGGAGGGCGGCCGGACGCCGCGGAAGGCCGAAGGCAGCCGCTGGAGCGCCGGCAAGGACCTGTCCTTCATCCCGCTCCGCCCCGAGCGTGTGCTGGAAGTGAAGTACGACCACATGGAAGGCGAACGGTTCCGCCACACCGCCCAGTTTGTCCGCTGGCGCCCGGACCGGGACCCGGAATCCTGCACCTACGACCAGCTGGAAGAGCCGGTCAAGTACAACCTGGCCGAGGTCCTGGCCACCTGA